Within Candidatus Saccharibacteria bacterium, the genomic segment GGTATTCGCGGATTTTGAGAGCAGCTGTGGCACCCTCACCGACCGCGCTAGCGACCTGCATGGTTGCGCCGCTGCGTATATCGCCCGCTACAAAAACACCTTTCATGCTGGACATAAGGTTTTCGTCTGTCTTTATAAGACCAACTTCATCGGTCTCCAGCTGGCCGCCCGCAAATTCACTGTTGGGTTTCAGCCCCACAAAGACGAACACACCGTCAGTATCAATTTTAACCGGGGATGAGGTTTTCGTATCTGTTCCCTTTACCTGGACAACTTTATTGTCTTCATCGCCAACAATTTCGTCAGTCGTAGTCGCCAGATGTACGGTAATTTTACCCTCATCGACAAATTTCTGAAGTTCCTTTTGCAGAACGTCACTGGCACGAAGCTTACTGCGAACCATAAGGTCAATGTGGCTCGCAAAGCGAGTCAGAAACATTGCTTCTTGCACAGCGCTGTTTCCGCCACCAACAACCACAAGCCGTTTGTCACGGTAAAACGCACCGTCACAGGTGGCGCAGTAGTGAACACCCCGGGCATAGTATTGTACTTCACCTGGGATGCCGAGTTTCTTGTAGTCACTTCCTGTTGCCACAAGTACCACCTTGGCATACAAATCACCCAGTGTCGTTTCTAGCCGCTTCCACTCACCTTCGTCATGCAGCGCCGTAACCTCTCCAAAATCAATTACCGCGCCAAAGCGCTCGGCTTGCTTCTGTAAGTTTCCGGCAAGCTCTAACCCAGCCAGCCCCTCAGGAAAGCCGGGGTAGTTATCAACCCAATCAGTGACTGCAGCCAGGCCGCCAGGTACGCCTTTTTCGACAAGCATTGTCTCAATGTCTTCACGCGTGGTGTATATGGCCGCACTGAGT encodes:
- a CDS encoding FAD-dependent oxidoreductase; this translates as MSKRTKENTHTVIMIGAGPAALSAAIYTTREDIETMLVEKGVPGGLAAVTDWVDNYPGFPEGLAGLELAGNLQKQAERFGAVIDFGEVTALHDEGEWKRLETTLGDLYAKVVLVATGSDYKKLGIPGEVQYYARGVHYCATCDGAFYRDKRLVVVGGGNSAVQEAMFLTRFASHIDLMVRSKLRASDVLQKELQKFVDEGKITVHLATTTDEIVGDEDNKVVQVKGTDTKTSSPVKIDTDGVFVFVGLKPNSEFAGGQLETDEVGLIKTDENLMSSMKGVFVAGDIRSGATMQVASAVGEGATAALKIREYLEGHTINVQEEV